ATAGTTGACACAATCTTCCATATGTCATTTCTTTGTTTAAATGATTTTCTCGATATTACTCTGGTGAGGAACTGCAATCCTCCCCCAGTGTTCTTTTACTGTTTCATCAACCCTCATCCCTCCTACTTTAGATAGTGCTGATTTATCATATCCTTACTAGAGAGTGATGCCTTTAGTATCATATCAGAAGCTTGAAACCCCTTCGTGATTTGAAAGTAGATTAAAATGTAACATCAACTTAGCAGCAGATCAAATTAGAGACTTCAAACAATGCTGGTCTTGCAAGGTCTTGTCTCACTCTTTAACATTCTCTACTCCGTTGTGATAATTTTAGGTTATATGAGAATGAATATGTCTGCTACTTATGGTTGAAAGTTATATCCAAGCTGCTCGTCCAATATGTTCACCCTTTCAAGTCTCTGGTCGTGGATTTGATACATTACCTCCAGGAAAAAGACTATAAACTCCTATAAGCTGCGGAATTTCACATACCCAAATGTTACATGCAATCCAGTGTGCTTCTATTCCTCCATATGTTTTGTCTCATATCAGATCATTTATATTTGCTTAGGGCCTTTCCAATCTTCATCCTTTTTGTCCGCCTAACCCTGATGACATCGCTACAATCATGTATACAAGTGGTACGACAGGTACACCAAAGGTATATGGCTTTTCTGGATGTCCTTTCAGGTGTCTGTCTCTTTCTCTCTGGTATGTAGAAGTAACTTTGTATTGGTTGTCTTCACTAAGATCTTCCTTGTCATTCTGTTATTATGTTTAGGGTGTTGTATTGACCCATGCAAACTTAATTGCGAATGTTGCTGGTGCAACCTATGGTGCTGTCTTATATCCTTCAGATGTGTAAGTATATATAATTTAGCTAAATAGATACAGAAAATTTTGCTGCTTGGTAACAACTCTTTGCACAATACAGTGAGGTTAACTAAAAATTTGTTCTGCATCCTTGACAGTTACATATCATATCTTCCTCTGGCACACATATATGAACGGGCTAACCAAATTCTAGCAGTATATTATGGGGGAGCGTCGGGCTTCTATCAAGGAGTATGAGACTCGAACTTGTGTTTCTTCCTTATTACTTTTTGCATTTAAAAGTATGGTTTTGCATATCATTATGTTGCTTGTTAATGTGACAAGAAAATATGCATAGTCTAAAAGTTTCAAGCGAACACTTTGGAACTTATCAAAGGAAAATGACTTTGTAACAACAAAGATCTCGGCAAGATTTTTAATAAATGATCTTGATTGTGTTGACCTAGAGAattgttttttccttctttttagttttttcttcTGGTGGCACACATACCTGATATTGTTTATGATTCACTGCGGATATCAAATAAGTGGAAATCTTTTGCTGTTCGACGCTGCATTTTCTGAGCTGCTAAAACCTAGATATATTTAAAGCTTCGTCGatcaaaattttttgtattagCATAATATGTTGCTAATGTCTTTGCAGGACCTTTTAAAGTTGCTGGAGGATATGGCTGTCCTTAAACCTACTATATTTTGCAGTGTTCCTCGGCTATACAATAAAATATATGCTGGGTAGAATGAAACTGTTTGCTGCTTTCAGTCTCTTTGTTGATGGCAATTCTTGTGGTTTTTCAGCAGCCCACTTAATCCCTTTTGTTGCTGCAGCATCATGAATGCGGTAAAGTCATCTGGTGTCTTGAGGCAGAGGCTATTTTATGCTGCATACAATGCTAAAAAGCAAGCAAAATTCAGCGGTGAGTAATCAATTCACTAGTCTTGCATGTTTTGCGAGTGTATGAAATAACTTGTTTGCTGAGCTGCTTATGTGATACTTACAAGGGTCTATAAGTTCTTAAGAATATGTAAGCTGTCAGTGTTtaagattaaagaaaaaaattggctTGATGAGTAAATTGTTGATGGGTGTCAAAAGAAACTGATATTTTTAATCATGAAGAGGTATTTTGAAAACCTGATGACTGAACAGTTTCTGTATCGTCAAACCATCTTTTCCTACCCTCGTCAGCTGGTTCTCCCAGGTGCTATCCTTGAGAATCTTGTGTAATCACAAAAGCCCTTTCAGATTCCAGACAATAGTATGAATGAAGTTTACCCAAAAGTGAACCTTTTACAGGATGTTATTGCATTCAGTTTTATTTATCCAAAAAGATGAGATAGTAAGTTGTTCTTTCTGATATCCAGAATGAGTTTTTCCTGATAAATATTTCAGGGAAAAAGTCATCCCCAATGTGGGACAGGTTAGTGTTCAACAGAATAAAGGCAATGTTGGGAGGTAGAGTTCGTTCCATGGTTTCAGGGGCCTCACCCTTGTCTCCAGATGTCATGGACTTTTTGCGGGTGTAAGTTGACTGCTGGCTTGGGGAGTTCATATCAATAAGTTGTTCCATCGAAATACGTGTGATCTGTTTTAGCACGCTAACAAGTAAATTTTCTGTAGGTGTTTCGGTTGTCAGGTAGTAGAAGGATACGGAATGACTGAGACTTCTTGTGTTATAACCATTATGGATGAGCAGGATATCCTATCTGGTCATGTTGGCGCCCCTAATGCTGCATGTGGTGAGAAAAGATGCACCTTGTAAGTGTAGTTTCTTTTCAGTATCTTCTTTACTTCAGGCTGTCATTATGCTCTATTTCTCTGTTTCAGAAATAAAGCTTGTAGACGTTCCAGAAATGAACTATACAACTGAGGATCAGCCGTATCCACGTGGTGAAATCTGTGTAAGGGGACCGATTGTGTTCCAAGGCTATTATAAAGATGAAGCGCAGACGTAGATACCTTTCTTTGCTTTCTTGTTCATTTGTATTTTCCTCCATGTGTCTGATTGTCTGCTTATTCGTGAGATTTCTGAAGTAAATAATACTTCTGATATGCTTGACTTGATCAGAAGAGAAACCATCGACGAAGATGGTTGGCTTCACACAGGAGATATTGGATTATGGGTACCTGGGGGTCGGTTGAGGATAATTGATAGGTGAGGCAAATGAGGTCTTAATTGGGAATCCTTATTATTGCTGGAAATGCCTCGAGCACTATACACTTTTTAGTCGAAGAATCTAAGATGTTGATTTGTTTTTGTGTGCATCTAAGGTGCCATGGATAATTGACAAACTGAACTTGATTCATATCTTCATGAAGCTCCTTATGTTATCTGAGCTAAGAATGGGCTTTGATCTTGATGCCTCATTGCTTCTTATATCTGTATATGCATTTTTGACTCGTCAATTTGATCAGTTTTTATAGCATGTAAGAAGTAGTTAGTATGAATTTTTTATGTGACCGACTCATTTCTTTTGATTAACCCCCTCTGAATTGATGAAAAACTGTATATCTCCAAACCGAGTTAAATGATAGAAGGTCTGGCTTGGGAAGTCTGATTTAGCTTCTGGGAGGTTTTGACGACGCTTCACCTTAAGTTCTTCCTTGACAGGAAGAAGAACATATTCAAGTTGGCACAAGGAGAATACATAGCTCCTGAGAAAATTGAGAATGTATATGCAACAAGCAAGTTTGTTGCGCAGATTTTCGTGTATGGTAAGAACACtagtctttctctctctctctctctctctcccgcTTCCTGTTTGAGAGGAAATAGTGGACTCGTTTGCTGCTCGTAGGTGACAGCCTGAACTCGTCTCTGGTTGCAATAGTCTCGGTAGAGCAGGAAATGTTGAAAGCATGGGCGGCAGCTCAAGGCATCAAGGTACCGTCTGACATGCAAATTCTGCAAGAAAAGGAATGTCCATTTAGCTGTATTTTGAAAGGAAGCACGGTATCTACTCTATAATCGAAGATAACAGGTGTATTTACTAAAGAATCATGCTCCAGTTAACTTACATTCTAAGGTCTTGTTCATGATAGCAGTACTACAGAAACTCTGCAAAATGAGAATGAGAATTGAGAGAAGATTCATTTATTTCTCTGCTTGGTTTTGATTTTCTATTATGCTTTGCAaggatatgtatatatattttttaattgctACTGACTATGGTTTACAAGACTAAACATTTTTAACGGTGCTATACATGCAATGcataaacaaaacaagcaattaaaacACACTTGCAAAGAGAAAAATATGTAGTAAAACACTCTCAGCTTTGCTTGAATCTATGAGAAGAAGAAGTACAATGTAAAGTGTCTCCTATATGATCCTCTTGAAATCTCTGGATGTAGTGTGACCACCTACAACAGCTTTGTACTGATCAAAGAGCGAGGTCTGCAGTCCTGGCTGATATGGATGCTGTGGGAAGGGCAGCTCAGGTATTGTGTATGGCAAGTTTTTAGtaccttgtttttttttggctttataTACTCTTACCTTATCCTTATTTGCAGCTGAGAGGCTTTGAGTTTGCAAAAGCTGTGACTTTGGTACTTGAACCATTCACTCTAGAGAATGGTCTGCTCACGCCCACATTCAAGGTAAATTAATACTAACAGATTTCTGAACATGAATGAACTGCACGAATGCTGCTGATACAGCCAGCCAGAAAGTATGTAACTCAAAATCCTTTTCTGCTCTTCTTTTTCAGATCAAGAGACCACAGGCAAAAGCATACTTTGCGAAAGCAATAGCTGACATGTATGCTGAACTTTCAGCTTCTGATTCCTCTTCCCAGAAAATGAAATTGTGAGAGGTAGAGAACTGGGAGAACTCAAATCAAGTCAAAAAGCTATTTTTTTGGGGGCCCTGACGTGGGCTCCAACTTGAAATATGTATATAGACACGTGCATCTATGCTTGTCATCAATTGGATAAATTTTTCACCGGAATATTGTTGCTTTTCAGTTAATAAATATAGAGTAGTCTTAGTGCTTGAATGCTGCTGCATCTTGCTATTCCAGACCCTAATTGCTTACAACAATTCATATGCATCACGTTGCCTGCATCCTACgtttcaaagaaagaaagactgGAAAATGCATATTCTTTTGAGACAAACAAAACAATCTTTTATGTACTGCGAGATGAACTCCAATCTTTTGGTCACGTCTTCTGTCATGAATGGATCAGAGAGAGTAAACATACAGaattgtcaagaaaaaaaaaaagagtttcgaACTGTTTGATACCTCAATATAATAGACCATTGGTAATAATTGGTTCGATTAGATGCGCAAGTTTGGCCTGAAGATGGAGACTGAAGAAGCCACAATCTCCTAGTGCGGTTAATGTTCTAGGATAAAGCTTTTGAATTCTGACGATGAATGCCAATCTTCCTTCACTTTCACACTGCTACGCCTCCAACAAACCTTTCTTTATTCATTTGGTCTCATTTTCACCAAGTGCGATGCCTGTATTTTCAACCATCGTTAGTGCTTCAATTTGGAGTCTTGACGAGATATTCCTCCAATGACCAAAATTTATTATTCTTGATGCAccgcgcctaggttagaggaggaaaagaaaaggaatccTTGCgtcagttttccattttattttactaATTGGTTTGCTTTGCAGAAATCccctgtttttgttttggtcctAAAAGTCATATTCCACTGATCAAATGTGTCGACAGCTTAGCTCAGTGGTTGAGTCGAAGAGACATAAATTTGCCATTTGATTAATACAAACGTTTAAAATTTGACTGCACCTTAAAAGTCAGTAGtctctaacaaaaaagagagagcacaaaattatcatattttcttaTATGCACTGATAGTGCATATACTATCACAGTTGGATATACGaaatatatgtaaaatttgagtttcaaattcaaatttggattATGCATTATGCATCTACTGATGAAAATGTATACAGTTtcagtgtataaaaaattaatctattttttaattttttttaactcacATAATTGCTACAGTATCTTTAtctttatactatataagattgagttttgGTTAAAAAATAGGTCAAATTTCAACCGCATAGGTGAGGGCTTTCTGAGAATATGAAATGTTGTGTATTAGTTTAAAAGTTTTAGGTACAAGTTAAAGAAGCATGTATTTGGGTATGTTTACTAAAATGACCccattttaatatatttaaagTTATCATTGATGAACCATCGGGGTATTGATAAAATGTGTAAGTAGTGTGCAACTGCTTTTACATTTTGTACAACCCATATATGCTTGTGTGTTTGTGTAATTATCGGAATATCCCTTAACTACCAATAACTCCCATTTTCGGCTGCAAATAACCATTTGAGATGTTGCTTTGTTTGGAATATTTGAATGGCAATCGGATTTAGGAAATGAGCCAACAatttctctatcaatggtaggaacccatttctctattatttataATTTGCATTTATGAGTCACAAACATTGGTCATTTTATCCCTTTTCAGTTTCAGGAGTtaagttttccttttttgccACTGTCTACAACGATTTGCCtaattgttttctcttccatccGAGTTTAACTctgaaattacctattatttcgTCATTAATTACACCCAATTCAATTGCCGAACCGTTGGTATCTTAATGCATAAACGATTGATTATTAGTTTCTCCCTGTTCGCATTTTAGAATTGGGATAATTCTACCTGGTTTCATACTAATCAACTCAGTATACTCTTCAATCCTAGCTACTCCTGGTGGTTCAGCGTGAGGTTAGATTTCACCCCTCCAATTTTTCAATTCCTCCCTTAATTTTGTTGGTGTGTTCTTAGTACCTACAATTAGTAACTCTTATCGTATTACCTAACTGTAAGATAGCATTTTTCGCGTTGCCTAACCCCAATTGGTTTGGATTGATTATAATCTTATAGGTTTGAAGCAACAGTAAGAAAGAGCTCTCGGTAGGGATTCTGAAATAAGGTTAGTTTTCTGTATTGCTCTGCCCTTTTGCATTATCAACGACCTTCAATTTGATATAGTTTTATTGTAACGttgtgtgaattgattgattataTCGTTTATCTTTTCATACTAAGTTTTATTTCTTCTCACAATGTGCTATTGTTTGTTCAACAAAAAAATCTCCTTCTCTACAGGCATCAAACACCCGCGCATCCTTAGTATTTATTAtagtaatatatataaaaaatacggacaaaaaaacaaaatgatCAAGTAGCTgatttaacaaaaaataaaaataaaaatttctcttttaacaaaaataaaaattgactaaaaaagtCGAGTTGAGTTTTACTTGTGTTTGACAGCCAAGGGGCTAGGGGGAACAATGGACGAACGTTGACAAAAATTCGTACGAGGAAAAAGAAGCGGCACGCACTCAGACACCGTCTCCTACACACATTCGTCCAACTCTTCTTCCCAAAGCAAACATattttagcttttcaacgctTACAAAAGTTCGACATATTCTGTTCCTTAAACATACGATTATATTCGTAAAATTTTCAGCTTCTGTGTAAGATACGACCTTGATCTTACATCGGAAGATTATCCGGCGGAGCAGTTCGGGGCTCACCGGAGTAAAAAGAcgtctatttttttttgttaaagagTTTGTTTTAGTTGGACTCTAGGGTTTTGAATTTCGTCGGAGAGATGTTATCAAATCATTTACAGAACGGGATGGAGACGGCGAAGCTGCTGTGGTCGCGGCTGCCGACTTCCGATGCGGAAGGCCAGGACGGCGTCGGAATCGGACACTATAAGAAGACCGACGGCGGCACGGTGGAGAGTCTTGACTATGAAGTTATTGAAAACTATGCTTATAGAGAAGAGCAGGTTTGAAcatcatttttcatataaattaGCTTAATTTGTTCTTTTGTtgaatccttggtgttaatttGGTTGAATATTTGGTTTGGATGAACAGGCGCTAAGGGGGAAGCTTTATATGTATTATTCAGTATGTGTAAAGTGGTTTTTTGCCTTGTTAATTGGGATCGGTAAGTGTTTATATGCTCTCATTtcgagttttcatttttggtccaatttttctttttcttataaaaaattggCACTATAGGGTTTTTCCCTATAATTgagttgatttgagctagtgtGTTTGGTTTAACTTTTGAGCCTGTAGAGTGGAGGCAAAAAGCAGGCTGGCTGGTACTCAAGGAAAATGCTATACATTCATTACATAAATGACTTATTTTCCATGATGTCGTTGCTGTTAATAATCTCCTCGTTAATGAAGTGGGGACCAATGAAAATTATAAAACTCAATCTGCATTTACCATATAACTTGCCCCAAAAGGCGTGTAAGGGAGAACTGGGGGACAAGAAATTTTTGAATGAGAACACCATAGTTGGTAAAGCCTATATTTAGATCCACGAGGTGCATAATTGGTTTGACTACATTCTGTTTTGGATGATCTATTTAGTATCAGTAATTATCAGCCAAGGACAGATGTGAACAGGTCGGCTAACAACTGCATTGGATCGCATTATGTAGGCTCACTTATCAGTACTATTTGTGCCTTCAGGGAGGGGTATAAGTTTTTCCTGTTAATGCTATGCTGATTAGCCTGAAACAAATATACACTCATGTGGCTCACCCTTACAAGTACCTTCGAAGTGGACCTctccaaattttcattttttgaaggGCAGTCTAAATTTTCCCTCATGTAACCTGCTTTTTTTGTATTTGCTTCAGGAACGGGATTTGCTGCTGTTTTTATCAACATTTCTGTAGAAAATTTTGCGGGATGGAAGTATTCACTGACTTTTAACATAattcaaaagtcatattttgcTGGTTGTATCATATACATATTATTCAACTTGGCGCTGGTTTTGTCCTCTGTATATATTATCACACATTTTGCACCAGCTGCAGCAGgatctggaattccagaaattaAGGGCTACTTGAATGGTGAGTTTGCATGGAATGCCAGCTCATTCCTTTGCTAAATCATTGAACATATTTTGTTGACTGTATTTTTTGAGAGATTGGTAATGTTTACATGATTTGCAGGAATTGACACACATGGTATCCTTCTTTTCAGGACATTGGTTGGAAAAGTATGCTGCTATACTTACTTTTTCAATTTCTGTTTTTTGGctttcaaattgatgaaaagttTGATATGTTATGCTCTTTCTGTTTCAGATATTTGGAAGTATAGGTTCAGTTGGAGGTGGTTTAGccttaggaaaagaagggccaCTTGTACATACTGGTGCTTGTATTGCTTCTTTGCTTGGACAAGTAAGTTATGTGATATCTAAGATACAGAATTTGGTTTTGCCAATTTGACAAGCATGATGGCCTTGCTTTTAAATAAATTTGTCAATTGCTTCTATCTTTGACTGCCATCACTTCATTACTCTAATATAGTTGTAGTCATTACCCTTCTGATGAAGTCATAGTAATCTTAGAAAGAAGAATGTAAAGTTTTGAATTTTCTAATTCATGAACATGCTCTTTTTGGTCTGTATCATATTTATAAATCCAGTCTACATTTCTTTTTAGGATTGCCTTTTGGAATTATTTGGATCTATATATGTTGCAGAAAACCTGTGCCCTTTGTTCAGCATAGATGTTCTTCTTTGAAATGGTTGTTTGCATCTCGATGTAACTTTAATTTCTCATCACCTTTTGTTGTCTTCACTATTTTACTATCCTTTCTGCTACAGTTGCTGTGTTGGaaaactttttcatttttcatttgcaCCTAAATTCAGGGTGGATCTACTAAGTATCATCTAAGTTCAAGGTGGCTACAAGTGTTCAACAGTGAGCGAGATCGTCGTGACCTTGTAAGTGAATTGGATTTCAAACTTTTAGAGCTCCTGGCCTCTTTTTACGCACCTTCATCCTTTACAAAACTTTTCTCATTCTCCAAGTTGCACGTGTATATTTGGGTTTGCGAAGAAAAATTTATCATGCATGCTGTGATTGCTTTAGGTTGATGACCTTGTGGACTGGCAACATTTTTGTTGGCTTGTACAAACATGAAGAAAGAAAGATGCTTTGATCTTTTCTTCATTAAAAGTTGCATAGCACAGAACTTGCTATGTTTGTGTTAAATAATGAGGCTATAGAAGTGTAGGATGAGATTTGTGACCCACAGTATGTTGGGTCATgaggaaaattttttaatctGGAGGATAATTCTTAGAAATGTCTTGATTTATTCTTTCATGCTAGCATCCTAAATGCACAGAAAAACAGTGTTATCCCTCCTGGATGTGAGATCACATTGTGAAATGTATGGGATAATGCATCTAAGATATCATGGAATCATATAAGAGACAGTGGCGTATCTGATTTTGTAACCTGTCCTTAGACATGTATCCAGCTTTCAAATATGATcattggatttctaaatttttcTGGAAAATGATGGTCCTGACCTTTCCTGGCCCTTTATTCCAGCTGATAAGCCTTTTCTACTGGTATTTTCGTCATCTTCTACATTGTTACTTCCATTTAATGTAAGTATATAGTGATAATGTATATTTGTATTCTGTGATATCGGGCTTCTCGCATTTAGGGCATTTTGAACTTTCTGATATTGATCCTGAATGGGAAACTGTTTCTTTCCTTATTTGGAAAAAGGGGTGGCATGCCTCTGATATGTGCTCATTTTTTTACTGGTTTAATGTTTTGAAAAGGTAACCTGTGGATGTGCAGCAGGAGTTGCTGCTGCTTTCAGGGCTCCAGTTGGTGGTGTATTATTTGCATTAGAAGAGGTTACGTCTTGGTATGTTTTACCTCCTGCTTACTGCTTTCTTAGGTGCTAGGTGCTAGCTTATATCTGCATGCTCATACCAAagctgtttttatttttttggatacTTTTGCTTTATGGGTTATGTCTAAATCTTGACTTCTAGTGTTCAATAACTTGTGGGAAGTTGTGACTTGATAATAAGGAATGAATTTATAAAAACATCTGATTTAGGTTGAAAAGATAAAGAGCTGGTGGAAAGGATTATTGATGTTTGATGTTTAACCAGCATCAATTTCCATTTACCCTCAAAGATGCTACATGCTTTAGTAACATGTCAATTCTTTACTAAATGGTCCTTAAAAGGTCATGCATTTTATTAGCCATAGTCAAGAATTTTTTCAGTCTAATTTGCATAACATGTTGACAGCTTACTGTAGCTGTTTAGGGATTAGATTTTTCCATGAGGAATTTCAGATAAATGCTATGCTCTTTCTAATTAGTTGCCATATATTATAATATTGAAGGTGGAGAAGTCAACTTATGTGGCGTGTCTTTTTTACTTCGGCCATTGTGGCTGTGGTTGTCCGTACTGCAATGGGGTGGTGCAAGAGTGGGAAATGTGGCCATTTTGGATCTGGTGGCTTCATTATCTGGGATGTCTCAGAGTAATGATCTGAAATTCTCCCTGATCTTTTAAATTATCTCCAATTGATTTTTTCGCTGGCATTCTAACTTTTATCGTCTTAGTGGTCAAGAAGACTATTCATTCATGGAGTTACTGCCAATGGCAGTTATTGGAGTCATTGGTGGTCTTCTGGGTATGTAATTTGACCCTTAGATTGCACTCTTGTTAGAAATGTATTTCCAATTTGAAACTTTTGAGCTATTTTCTTCCAGGAGCATTATTTAATCAGCTTACTCTTTATATAACTAACTGGCGTCGAAATTATCTGCACAAGAAAGGCAACCATATCAAAGTAAGTTTCTGAATTTAGGCTTGGACTGCAAACTGTTGAGCATGTTCATATATGTAAGTTGAAAATAAATGTGAGTTTGTTTACCCTACTCTGGCAGATTATAGAAGTGTGTCTCATCTCTGTGATCACCTCCATTATCTCATTTGGATTGCCGCTTTTTAGAAAATGCACTCCTTGCCCTGAATCAGATTTGAATTCTGGTATCGAGTGTCCACGTGCACCTGGAATGTATGGGAATTATGTCAATGTAAGATACTTTACAGTCCTAAAGTTGGTCATCATATTCCTGTGTTTTCGATGCTTTTggttttcatttacttttgtaaATGTAACTATTTGTTTGTAAATTGAACTATGTATATTGTATCCCTCTAATGTTGCTCTAAGCAAACTAGTTACTTGCATAAGAGCTAAACGCTGTATGGCAAGGCTTGTGTTTAAGATTTATGCATGCTTTAACATTTAAGTTAAAGTTACTTTGTAGGTCTAAGGGTTTTGAAGATTAAAATTTTCTTGCAAGACTTAGTGTGCTCAAAAACCTGACTTTGAGCTTTGAGATGCAAATGTTGATTTGTTTTCTTGATGTTGCGTAAATATCTATCTGTGTtctagattctctaagatgatGGTTCAGTTCTTCATTCCTGGTAAATTTTATCATTACCAGGTTCTTGTATGCTTGTATTTCTTGTCATCCACATTCCACTTTATACATATTTGTCTTTGTTTTTTGTTCTGCTCTTGATTTGATGTAGATTCAAACATATGTAGTTTCTGATCATTGCATGGATATCTATGTATCTACAGTTCTATTGCAGTAGCAAGATGGAGTACAATGATCTTGCAACAATATTCTTTAATACCCAGGTTTAGTAACATATTTCCCTGACTTCATTCACCCTCACTTTCCCCTCCCATCAGAAAAATGCAGTAACAATGCCATTCTCagtttttatttgcttataaGCTAATTGTCTTGCAGGATGATGCCATTCGAAATTTATTTAGTGCAAAGACAATTCATGAATTCAGTGCCCAGAGCCTCCTGACATTTTTGGT
This region of Coffea arabica cultivar ET-39 chromosome 3c, Coffea Arabica ET-39 HiFi, whole genome shotgun sequence genomic DNA includes:
- the LOC113734110 gene encoding chloride channel protein CLC-d-like isoform X3, giving the protein MLSNHLQNGMETAKLLWSRLPTSDAEGQDGVGIGHYKKTDGGTVESLDYEVIENYAYREEQALRGKLYMYYSVCVKWFFALLIGIGTGFAAVFINISVENFAGWKYSLTFNIIQKSYFAGCIIYILFNLALVLSSVYIITHFAPAAAGSGIPEIKGYLNGIDTHGILLFRTLVGKIFGSIGSVGGGLALGKEGPLVHTGACIASLLGQGGSTKYHLSSRWLQVFNSERDRRDLVTCGCAAGVAAAFRAPVGGVLFALEEVTSWWRSQLMWRVFFTSAIVAVVVRTAMGWCKSGKCGHFGSGGFIIWDVSDGQEDYSFMELLPMAVIGVIGGLLGALFNQLTLYITNWRRNYLHKKGNHIKIIEVCLISVITSIISFGLPLFRKCTPCPESDLNSGIECPRAPGMYGNYVNFYCSSKMEYNDLATIFFNTQDDAIRNLFSAKTIHEFSAQSLLTFLVMFYALAVVTFGTAVPAGQFVPGIMIGSTYGRLVGMFVVSFYKRLNIEEGTYALLGAASFLGGSMRMTVSLCVIMVEITNNLKLLPLIMLVLLISKAVGDAFNEGFYEEQARIRGIPLLESRPKYQMRSMTAKDACANQKVVYFPRVVKVSDIVSILRSNMHNGFPVIDHTRNGETLVIGLMLRSHLLVLLQSKVDFQHSPLPCDLRGGSLPIRHNLSEFVKPVSSKGISLEDIHLSRDDLEMYIDLAPFVNPSPYIVPEDMSLSKVYNLFRQLGLRHIFVVPRASRVIGMITRKDLLIEEHEHSGAVELQSTSVSSVFLLFCQWPKESYRFVRSET
- the LOC113734110 gene encoding chloride channel protein CLC-d-like isoform X4 — encoded protein: MLSNHLQNGMETAKLLWSRLPTSDAEGQDGVGIGHYKKTDGGTVESLDYEVIENYAYREEQALRGKLYMYYSVCVKWFFALLIGIGTGFAAVFINISVENFAGWKYSLTFNIIQKSYFAGCIIYILFNLALVLSSVYIITHFAPAAAGSGIPEIKGYLNGIDTHGILLFRTLVGKIFGSIGSVGGGLALGKEGPLVHTGACIASLLGQGGSTKYHLSSRWLQVFNSERDRRDLVTCGCAAGVAAAFRAPVGGVLFALEEVTSWWRSQLMWRVFFTSAIVAVVVRTAMGWCKSGKCGHFGSGGFIIWDVSDGQEDYSFMELLPMAVIGVIGGLLGALFNQLTLYITNWRRNYLHKKGNHIKIIEVCLISVITSIISFGLPLFRKCTPCPESDLNSGIECPRAPGMYGNYVNFYCSSKMEYNDLATIFFNTQDDAIRNLFSAKTIHEFSAQSLLTFLVMFYALAVVTFGTAVPAGQFVPGIMIGSTYGRLVGMFVVSFYKRLNIEEGTYALLGAASFLGGSMRMTVSLCVIMVEITNNLKLLPLIMLVLLISKAVGDAFNEGFYEEQARIRGIPLLESRPKYQMRSMTAKDACANQKVVYFPRVVKVSDIVSILRSNMHNGFPVIDHTRNGETLVIGLMLRSHLLVLLQSKVDFQHSPLPCDLRGGSLPIRHNLSEFVKPVSSKGISLEDIHLSRDDLEMYIDLAPFVNPSPYIVPEDMSLSKVYNLFRQLGLRHIFVVPRASRVIGMITRKDLLIEEHEHSGAVELQSTSRSET
- the LOC113734110 gene encoding chloride channel protein CLC-d-like isoform X1, which translates into the protein MLSNHLQNGMETAKLLWSRLPTSDAEGQDGVGIGHYKKTDGGTVESLDYEVIENYAYREEQALRGKLYMYYSVCVKWFFALLIGIGTGFAAVFINISVENFAGWKYSLTFNIIQKSYFAGCIIYILFNLALVLSSVYIITHFAPAAAGSGIPEIKGYLNGIDTHGILLFRTLVGKIFGSIGSVGGGLALGKEGPLVHTGACIASLLGQGGSTKYHLSSRWLQVFNSERDRRDLVTCGCAAGVAAAFRAPVGGVLFALEEVTSWWRSQLMWRVFFTSAIVAVVVRTAMGWCKSGKCGHFGSGGFIIWDVSDGQEDYSFMELLPMAVIGVIGGLLGALFNQLTLYITNWRRNYLHKKGNHIKIIEVCLISVITSIISFGLPLFRKCTPCPESDLNSGIECPRAPGMYGNYVNFYCSSKMEYNDLATIFFNTQDDAIRNLFSAKTIHEFSAQSLLTFLVMFYALAVVTFGTAVPAGQFVPGIMIGSTYGRLVGMFVVSFYKRLNIEEGTYALLGAASFLGGSMRMTVSLCVIMVEITNNLKLLPLIMLVLLISKAVGDAFNEGFYEEQARIRGIPLLESRPKYQMRSMTAKDACANQKVVYFPRVVKVSDIVSILRSNMHNGFPVIDHTRNGETLVIGLMLRSHLLVLLQSKVDFQHSPLPCDLRGGSLPIRHNLSEFVKPVSSKGISLEDIHLSRDDLEMYIDLAPFVNPSPYIVPEDMSLSKVYNLFRQLGLRHIFVVPRASRVIGMITRKDLLIEEHEHSGAVELQSTSVRGQKHDKRIRKRNTDGEQPLLDGLLV